The following proteins are co-located in the Candidatus Zixiibacteriota bacterium genome:
- a CDS encoding potassium channel protein, whose translation MKFLPSQILYFTRSRTTKQNVKLLLRFLTILAVLVVVYSVLFHFIMLYESKEYSWITGLYWTLTVMSTLGFGDITFVSDLGKAFSLVVLMSGILFLLVMLPFTFIQFFYAPWLEAQSRAKTPRELPSTTSGHIILTSFDSLTVNLVHKLAKYNYEYAIVAPDLKRALELYEMELKVVVGDLGDDETYRRLRVENAAMIVANNEDTLNTNIAFTVREISKEVPIVTNADSDDSIDILELAGSTYVFQFMKMLGESLARRTLGMSIGANVIGRFNQLIIAEASAMRTPLEGKTLIESRIREKTGTTVVGLWKRGQFKVPRADSRIDSTSVLVLAGSSEQLEKFERTYYPRGARPAAETLVLILGGGRVGLAAANTLKQRGIPFRIVEKNPEFIRDQNYIQGDAADIHTLYEAGIREATTVLITTHDDSVNVYLTIYCRKLRADIQVISRANIDRNISKLHSAGADLVMSHASIGANTIVNLLLPNRIMMVAEGLNVFRVPVHESFAGKSLAEIPIRQQTGCSVIAIGKGDELEINPGPSVILSADDEIVLIGSSDAEKQMMEMYQ comes from the coding sequence ATGAAATTTCTTCCGTCGCAGATTCTTTACTTCACCCGGAGCCGGACCACAAAGCAAAACGTGAAGCTTCTGTTGCGGTTTCTGACTATTCTGGCAGTACTCGTGGTGGTGTACAGTGTTCTTTTTCATTTCATCATGCTCTATGAGAGCAAGGAATATTCCTGGATAACCGGCTTATACTGGACACTGACGGTAATGTCCACCCTGGGGTTTGGAGATATTACTTTTGTAAGTGACCTGGGGAAGGCTTTTTCCCTGGTCGTTTTAATGTCCGGTATCCTGTTTTTGCTGGTCATGCTGCCTTTCACGTTCATTCAGTTTTTTTATGCTCCCTGGCTGGAAGCCCAGTCGCGAGCCAAAACCCCCCGCGAGTTACCGTCGACGACATCGGGCCACATAATCCTGACCAGTTTTGACAGCCTCACGGTTAACCTTGTGCACAAACTGGCAAAGTACAACTATGAATACGCAATTGTCGCACCCGACCTGAAACGAGCGTTGGAGCTGTACGAAATGGAATTGAAGGTGGTGGTTGGCGACCTGGGCGATGATGAAACTTATCGTCGTCTCAGGGTAGAAAACGCCGCCATGATCGTCGCCAACAACGAGGACACGCTCAATACAAACATCGCTTTCACAGTGCGCGAGATAAGCAAGGAAGTTCCGATCGTTACCAATGCCGATTCGGACGATTCTATCGACATCCTCGAGCTTGCCGGGAGTACCTATGTCTTTCAGTTCATGAAGATGCTGGGTGAATCGCTGGCGCGGCGGACGCTTGGAATGAGTATCGGGGCAAATGTAATCGGCCGGTTCAATCAGTTGATTATTGCCGAGGCTTCGGCCATGCGGACCCCCCTGGAAGGAAAAACCCTCATTGAGAGCCGGATTCGTGAAAAAACAGGCACTACGGTAGTCGGTCTCTGGAAGCGGGGGCAGTTTAAGGTGCCTCGCGCCGATTCGCGTATCGATTCGACCTCCGTGCTTGTATTAGCGGGATCGAGTGAGCAACTCGAGAAATTCGAACGAACCTATTACCCCCGGGGTGCTCGTCCAGCGGCCGAGACCCTGGTGTTGATCCTGGGAGGCGGTCGGGTCGGGCTTGCGGCGGCTAATACACTCAAACAGCGGGGGATCCCTTTTAGGATTGTTGAAAAGAACCCTGAATTTATCAGGGATCAAAACTATATCCAGGGCGACGCGGCGGATATTCATACCCTCTATGAAGCCGGGATCCGAGAGGCGACAACGGTCCTGATTACGACCCATGACGATTCCGTCAACGTCTATCTCACCATCTATTGCCGTAAGCTTCGCGCTGATATACAGGTAATCAGCCGTGCAAACATAGACCGCAACATTTCAAAACTGCATAGCGCCGGGGCTGATCTCGTTATGTCACACGCCTCGATTGGCGCAAATACAATAGTAAACCTGTTGTTGCCGAACCGGATAATGATGGTGGCCGAGGGGTTGAATGTGTTTCGGGTACCGGTCCATGAGTCCTTTGCGGGCAAGTCGCTGGCCGAAATTCCTATCAGGCAACAAACCGGTTGCAGTGTGATCGCTATCGGCAAGGGGGACGAGCTGGAAATCAATCCCGGGCCCTCCGTGATCCTGAGCGCTGATGATGAGATTGTGCTCATTGGTAGCAGCGATGCCGAAAAACAGATGATGGAAATGTACCAATGA